A DNA window from Anastrepha ludens isolate Willacy chromosome 6, idAnaLude1.1, whole genome shotgun sequence contains the following coding sequences:
- the LOC128866277 gene encoding activity-regulated cytoskeleton associated protein 1-like, giving the protein MAENVVRMTNEQLQSLIESVRLAAVEGASSAVSATIQTKGNFTNCSIRFGGQRDHEAVEQFITSIVTYKEIESISDEYALKGLSLLFYGLASTWWQGVRKEAKTWADAIALIRDHFSPTKPVYQIYLEIFENKQDDRAAIDTFICQKRALLAQLPEGRHDEETELDLVYGLLNIKYRKNILRQDIKTFRELLEKGRIIEHLNLKSKEVQTGPVRDFKLTKRCTHCNFRGHTFAECRKRRTSNDESNTVTTTHTHTQHQPMENDIIA; this is encoded by the coding sequence ATGGCCGAAAACGTCGTACGAATGACAAACGAACAACTGCAGTCACTAATCGAGTCGGTACGTTTGGCCGCCGTGGAAGGCGCCAGCAGCGCCGTTTCAGCTACCATCCAAACCAAGGGCAACTTCACCAACTGTAGCATCCGGTTTGGAGGTCAGCGTGACCATGAGGCTGTCGAGCAGTTCATCACCTCCATTGTTACCTACAAAGAAATCGAGTCGATCAGCGACGAATATGCGCTTAAGGGGCTATCTTTACTGTTCTATGGTCTAGCGTCCACTTGGTGGCAAGGCGTGCGCAAAGAAGCGAAAACTTGGGCGGACGCCATCGCTCTGATACGCGACCACTTTTCGCCCACCAAACCCGTATACCAGATTTACTTGGAGATCTTTGAAAACAAACAAGACGACCGCGCTGCTATTGATACGTTCATCTGCCAGAAGCGCGCTCTACTTGCACAACTGCCAGAGGGACGTCACGACGAGGAAACCGAGTTAGATTTGGTCTATGGTCTGCTGAACATCAAGTATCGTAAGAATATTCTACGCCAAGACATTAAGACATTCCGCGAATTACTTGAGAAGGGCCGTATTATCGAACACCTTAACTTGAAATCAAAGGAAGTGCAAACAGGTCCAGTGCGTGATTTTAAACTTACCAAACGATGTACACATTGCAACTTCCGAGGTCACACATTCGCAGAGTGTCGAAAGCGGAGAACTTCGAACGATGAATCAAATACGGTGactaccacacacacacacacacaacaccAACCAATGGAAAATGACATCATAGCTTAG